The sequence below is a genomic window from Burkholderia contaminans.
GGAGCGGCACATGAGCCTGATCCGCACCGGCTTTGCCGCGTCGGTGCCGTTCCTGTGCGGGTTCGTCGGCTCGCTGCTGGCCGGCTGGCTGTCGGACCTGGTCACGCGCCGCAGCCGTTCGCCGGTCGTGAGCCGGCGTAATGCGGTGGTGGTCGCGATGCTCGGGATGGTCGCGTTCACGATTCCCGCCGCGCTCGTGCAGAGCAATACGGTGGCGCTTGCCTGCATTTCGGTCGTGATCTTTCTCGCCAACGCGGCGTCGGCCTGTTCGTGGGCGCTCGCGACGGCAGCCGCGCCGCCGAGCCGCATCGCGTCGCTCGGTGCGATCCAGAATTTCGGCGGTTTCATCGGCGGCGCGCTCGCGCCGATCCTCACGGGCATCATTGCGCAGAAGTGGTCGTTCGTGCCGGCGCTTCTGGCGGCCGCGGCGATCGCGTTCGCCGGTGCAATGGCGTACCTGCTGCTGGTGCGCAAGCCGATTCCCGAGCAGGCCGCGAACGCTGCATCCAGACCGTTGCCGGCCTGAGCACGCGGCATGCGCCACGCATTCACTGAAGCAAGGAGAAACAGATGCAACACCCGCAGCAATCGAACGTGACCATCGAGGGCATCGTTCCGGTGATGCTGACGCCGTTCGACGACGCCGGCGCGATCGACTACGCCGGGCTCGAACGGCTCATCGAGTGGTACCTGGCGCACGGCGCCGACGCGTTGTTCGCGGTCGCCCAGTCGAGCGAGATGCAGTTCCTGAGCCTCGCGGAACGCGCGGAACTCGCGCGCTTCGTGGTCGAGCGGGTGGCCGGGCGCGTGCCCGTCGTCGCGTCCGGACACATCAGCGACGATCTCGACGCGCAGGCCGAGGAGCTGTGCGCGGCGGCCGAATCGGGCGCGCAGGGCGTCGTGCTCGTGACCAACCGACTCGATCCGCAGCGCCAGGGCAGCGCCGCGCTGCTCGACCATCTGCACCGGCTGCTCGCGCGCTTGCCGTCGGACCTGCCGCTCGGGTTGTACGAGTGTCCGGCGCCTTACCGGCGGCTGCTGTCGGATGACGAACTGCGCGCGTGCATCGATACGGGCCGCTTCGTGATGCTCAAGGACGTGAGCTGCGACCTGGAGACGGTGAAGCGGCGGGTCGCGCTCGCCGAGGGCTCGCCGCTGAAGATCCTCAACGCGAACGCCGCGATTGCGTGGGACGCGATGAAGGCGGGTTCCGCCGGCTTCAACGGTGTGTTCACCAACTTCCATCCGGACCTGTACCGGTGGTTGCGTACGCAAGGGGAGTCGAATCCGGCGCTGGCCGACGAGCTGTCGACGTTCCTCGTCGTCTCGGCGGTGTCGGAAGCGCTGGGGTACCCGGCGCTCGCGAAGCTCTATCACCAGCGGATCGGCACCTTCGCGTCGATCCGTTGCCGCGTGATCGACTACGACGTGCGTGAACGGTTCTGGGCGCTCGATGCGGTGCTCGACAAGATCGTGGCCGGGACCGAGCATTTCCGGCGAAGGATCGCCGCGTAATCGTGCGCGCGCTGCCGTCCGAGGTTCACGGTGCGAGACGGGGAACCGAACCCGGCGCATGCTTGCGCACTGCCGAGCGTGAGTGAGGTTTCCAGCCGGGACACCCTGCGCGGCGGCGCGAGCCGGTCGATCCATTGACCGGCGGCCGCCGCCACGATCGTCGGTCGGCCCGGACGCTCGTCACTTGTTCGCCAGCGTGCCGCTGCTGTTGGCACCGCCGAACAGCCGTGTCAGGTACTGCGTGTTCGAATTCATCTTGGCCATCAACGCGTTGAGTGCCGTGAACTGCGCCTGGTACTGCTTGGTCAGTTGCGCGGCGTAGTCGGCCAGATTCGTCTGTTGCTGCGTGACGCGCTTCAGGTCGGCGCCCAGTGCGTTCGTGCGCAGGTCGATCATCCCGCCGCTCTTCGTGAAGGTCGCGATCTTGTCGGTCAACTGCTTGCCCATCCCGTTCGTCGAGTTGAACAGGTGCGCGACCCCCGATGGGTTGCCGGTCAGCGCAATGTCGAGCTTCGCGCTGTCGGCCCTCAGCGTGCCGTCCTTCTCGAGCGAGACGCCGATCGCCGCCAGGTTCGTGTGCCCGTTGCCGTCCTTGTTGGGAACGCCGCGCGCGACGATCGACGCCAGGGCGTTGCGGATCGTGTGCAGTGTCGAGTCGCCGATCAGCGTACCCTGCGTGCTTGCCCCTGGCGTGTAGCTCGACAGCGCGCCCATCGTCTTGACGACGGCGTTGTACAGG
It includes:
- a CDS encoding dihydrodipicolinate synthase family protein, encoding MQHPQQSNVTIEGIVPVMLTPFDDAGAIDYAGLERLIEWYLAHGADALFAVAQSSEMQFLSLAERAELARFVVERVAGRVPVVASGHISDDLDAQAEELCAAAESGAQGVVLVTNRLDPQRQGSAALLDHLHRLLARLPSDLPLGLYECPAPYRRLLSDDELRACIDTGRFVMLKDVSCDLETVKRRVALAEGSPLKILNANAAIAWDAMKAGSAGFNGVFTNFHPDLYRWLRTQGESNPALADELSTFLVVSAVSEALGYPALAKLYHQRIGTFASIRCRVIDYDVRERFWALDAVLDKIVAGTEHFRRRIAA